In the Topomyia yanbarensis strain Yona2022 chromosome 3, ASM3024719v1, whole genome shotgun sequence genome, one interval contains:
- the LOC131688491 gene encoding uncharacterized protein LOC131688491 translates to MFLLDIERSLNRFNYSRTISQQKIINAIIFVKNVVYISAVTTKSYVTFALSTKLFFVTFDFASQLKSSLLQHWSIVQDYKKRCKDDIHIEDVLHGNVLRTIDGYSTNDVSLTFNTDGVAIFNSNAKKSLWPIIVTINELPPNLRYSRKNVLIAGLWLSNSEPDLDIFMRPFFEQLRRLAKEGLQLASGITCKVFTVCCCVDSIARCKIQQLKQFNGYEGCSFCKHEGTLTETKQIRYKYDKNILPRTQKDILNAMALFRNRGECVSGIKGISPLITLPKFDIVNYCPVDYMHCVLLGVCKQLARLWLEATNLDCYIKPHLEHIDTILESINPFYECSRSPRKLSERKTWKANEWQNWLFVYSCFCLKDVLPMKYYDHYCILIANVRTLLCNLLNDSVIQQCEINFQKFVQEFEILYGLEHMTYNVHLLLHLANCTRNFGPLWAFSLFIFEDINGLLKRYIKGPKDPILQIAMRCVMAHKRYNLNGFTQCQEKVQMFCKALSMHNRTNTIKSKHPIQIPEVLSNQYSKQSFFVQNNIFYNRFFFQPDRIPEVAGKRKRSDSTFSITANGKKYLWYSKTNIAG, encoded by the coding sequence ATGTTCTTATTGGACATAGAGCGCTCCCTGAATCGTTTCAATTATTCTCGAACTATTTCGCAGCAAAAGATTATCAACGCCATtatatttgtaaaaaatgtgGTCTATATCTCGGCAGTGACAACAAAAAGCTATGTGACATTTGCGCTATCAACGAAACTTTTTTTTGTCACTTTCGATTTTGCTTCTCAACTGAAGAGTTCATTATTGCAACACTGGTCGATTGTTCAGGATTATAAGAAACGTTGTAAAGATGATATACATATTGAAGATGTTTTACATGGCAATGTTCTACGGACGATTGACGGATATAGTACAAACGACGTCAGCTTGACGTTCAACACAGATGGCGTTGCGATTTTCAACTCAAACGCAAAAAAATCTTTATGGCCAATCATAGTTACTATTAATGAATTACCTCCCAATTTACGATACTCTCGAAAAAACGTTTTAATTGCCGGTTTATGGCTCTCAAATTCGGAACCAGACCTAGACATTTTCATGCGACCTTTTTTTGAACAACTGCGTAGACTCGCAAAGGAAGGACTCCAATTAGCGAGTGGAATCACATGCAAAGTGTTCACGGTATGTTGCTGTGTCGACAGTATTGCTAGATGCAAAATACAACAATTGAAACAGTTTAATGGTTATGAAGGATGCAGCTTTTGTAAACACGAGGGAACGTTAACTGAGACAAAGCAAATTCGATATAAGTACGATAAAAACATTCTACCAAGAACTCAAAAGGATATACTTAATGCTATGGCTTTGTTCAGAAATCGCGGAGAGTGTGTGAGTGGTATTAAAGGAATTTCTCCTCTGATTACTTTACCTAAATTTGACATAGTTAACTACTGTCCGGTTGATTATATGCATTGTGTATTACTCGGTGTATGCAAGCAGTTGGCACGTTTGTGGTTAGAAGCAACCAATTTGGATTGTTACATTAAACCACATTTAGAACACATTGACACCATTCTTGAATCTATAAACCCATTTTATGAATGCTCCCGTAGTCCACGCAAACTATCAGAGAGAAAAACTTGGAAGGCAAATGAGTGGCAAAACTGGTTATTTGTTTATAGTTGTTTTTGCTTAAAAGATGTCTTACCTATGAAATACTATGATCATTACTGTATATTAATAGCAAACGTAAGAACTTTGTTGTGTAATTTATTGAATGACTCTGTAATCCAGCAATGcgaaattaattttcaaaaatttgttcaAGAATTTGAGATTTTGTATGGTTTGGAGCATATGACTTATAATGTACATCTTCTATTACACCTCGCAAATTGCACTAGAAATTTTGGGCCATTGTGGGCATTTTCCTTatttattttcgaagatataAATGGATTATTGAAAAGATATATCAAAGGACCAAAGGATCCTATTCTTCAAATTGCAATGCGATGCGTCATGGCACATAAGCGTTACAATTTAAATGGATTTACGCAATGTCAGGAGAAAGTACAAATGTTTTGTAAAGCATTAAGTATGCATAATAGAACTAACACTATAAAAAGTAAACATCCAATTCAAATCCCAGAAGTTTTATCAAATCAATATAGTAAACAATCATTCTTTgtacaaaataatatattttataaccGATTCTTCTTTCAGCCAGATCGTATACCTGAGGTAGCAGGAAAAAGAAAGAGAAGTGATTCCACTTTTTCTATTACAGCGaatgggaaaaaatatttatggtATAGTAAAACAAATATTGCTGGATGA